From a region of the Triticum aestivum cultivar Chinese Spring chromosome 7D, IWGSC CS RefSeq v2.1, whole genome shotgun sequence genome:
- the LOC123165034 gene encoding sorbitol dehydrogenase, with protein MGKGGKGEAAAAVAGEGENMAAWLVAKNTLKIMPFKLPPLGPYDVRVRMKAVGICGSDVHYLKEMRIAHFVVKEPMVIGHECAGIIEEVGDGVKHLAVGDRVALEPGISCWRCRHCKGGRYNLCDDMKFFATPPYHGSLADQIVHPGDLCFKLPDNVSLEEGAMCEPLSVGVHACRRADVGAEKSVLIMGAGPIGLVTMLSARAFGAPRIVIADVDDHRLSVAKSLGADAVVKVSGNAEDLAGEIERIQAAMGGDIDVSLDCAGFSKTMSTALEATRPGGRVCLVGMGHNEMTVPLTSAAIREVDVVGIFRYKDTWPLCLEFLRSGKIDVKPLITHRFGFSQGEVEEAFEVSARGRDAIKVMFNL; from the exons ATGGGGAAGGGAGGgaaaggcgaggcggcggcggccgtggccgGCGAGGGGGAGAACATGGCGGCGTGGCTCGTGGCCAAGAACACCCTCAAGATCATGCCCTTCAAGCTTCCGCCGCTCG GTCCTTATGATGTGCGAGTCCGGATGAAGGCGGTGGGCATCTGCGGCAGCGACGTGCATTACCTCAAG GAGATGCGCATTGCGCATTTCGTGGTGAAAGAGCCGATGGTGATCGGGCACGAGTGCGCTGGCATCATCGAGGAGGTGGGCGACGGCGTGAAGCACCTCGCCGTGGGAGACCGCGTGGCGCTGGAGCCCGGCATCAGCTGCTGGCGCTGCAGGCACTGCAAGGGCGGCCGCTACAACCTCTGCGACGACATGAAGTTCTTCGCCACCCCACCTTACCATGGATCACTCGCCGACCAG ATTGTGCATCCAGGTGACCTGTGCTTCAAGCTTCCAGACAACGTGAGCCTGGAGGAGGGCGCCATGTGCGAGCCCCTGAGCGTGGGGGTGCACGCCTGCCGCCGAGCCGACGTGGGCGCGGAGAAGAGCGTGCTCATCATGGGCGCCGGCCCGATCGGCCTGGTCACCATGCTCTCGGCGCGCGCCTTCGGGGCGCCCAGGATCGTCATCGCCGACGTCGACGACCACCGCCTGTCCGTCGCCAAGTCGCTCGGCGCGGACGCCGTCGTGAAGGTCTCCGGCAACGCGGAGGACCTCGCGGGGGAGATCGAGCGCATCCAGGCGGCGATGGGAGGCGACATCGACGTGAGCCTGGACTGCGCCGGGTTCAGCAAGACGATGTCGACCGCGCTGGAGGCGACGCGGCCGGGCGGCAGGGTGTGCCTGGTGGGGATGGGGCACAACGAGATgacggtgccgctgacgtcggcggcGATCCGGGAGGTGGACGTGGTGGGGATCTTCCGTTACAAGGACACGTGGCCGCTGTGCCTCGAGTTCCTGCGGAGCGGCAAGATCGACGTGAAGCCGCTCATCACGCACAGGTTCGGCTTCTCGCagggggaggtggaggaggccTTCGAGGTCAGCGCGCGCGGCCGCGACGCCATCAAGGTCATGTTCAACCTTTAG